One genomic segment of Desulfurispira natronophila includes these proteins:
- a CDS encoding type II toxin-antitoxin system HipA family toxin encodes MGRRKFTAAMAIFMNGERVGSLHRLSSGKLEMLYDEQWCQRTQNRSISLSLPAVNRRHSGAAVEHYFDNLLPDSLPIRTRIQAQFGLGRNDCFELLWHIGRDCIGAVQLLPEDALPPDVRKIEAVPIADEGIRSMLQNYQSQPLGMSSDGDFRISIAGAQEKTALLWHQGRWHRPYGATPTTHILKLPIGKLEHHGMDLSKSVENEWLCHLLLKAFGLPVANMQMNDFGGTSVLVVERFDRRWSQDGKNWIIRLPQEDMCQALGVPAALKYESHGGPGIEPIMHLLTGSANSMEGRSTFMKALFVFWLLGAIDGHAKNFSLFLRPGGTYRLTPLYDVISAYPLMASRQLPKQKVKMAMAVRGRSRHYEWNRIQLRHWLNTARYCQFSEETMAGIMAESLTRIDGAISEVERQLPSDFPADIATPIFEMLMKMQQKHRVDQL; translated from the coding sequence ATGGGACGGCGCAAATTCACGGCGGCCATGGCCATCTTTATGAACGGAGAGCGGGTAGGTTCCTTACACCGACTCTCATCGGGAAAACTTGAAATGCTGTATGACGAGCAGTGGTGCCAGCGCACACAGAATCGCTCCATTTCTCTTTCCCTGCCTGCCGTGAACAGAAGGCACTCCGGCGCAGCAGTGGAGCACTATTTCGACAACCTGTTGCCAGACAGCCTGCCCATCCGCACTCGCATTCAGGCTCAGTTTGGCCTTGGTCGCAACGATTGCTTTGAACTGCTTTGGCATATTGGCAGGGATTGTATAGGAGCTGTTCAGCTTTTACCGGAAGACGCTCTTCCACCTGATGTACGAAAAATCGAAGCTGTACCCATTGCCGATGAAGGCATTCGCTCTATGTTGCAAAACTACCAGAGCCAACCACTGGGAATGAGCAGTGACGGGGATTTTCGGATATCCATTGCCGGTGCCCAGGAAAAGACCGCCCTGTTGTGGCATCAGGGACGCTGGCACCGGCCTTATGGGGCCACACCCACCACACATATCCTCAAGCTGCCAATCGGAAAACTTGAGCACCACGGGATGGACCTCTCCAAAAGTGTGGAAAATGAATGGCTGTGCCATTTGCTGCTGAAAGCCTTCGGTTTGCCTGTAGCCAATATGCAGATGAATGATTTTGGTGGAACCAGCGTATTGGTGGTAGAGCGCTTTGATCGCCGATGGTCTCAGGATGGGAAAAACTGGATCATACGCCTTCCCCAGGAAGACATGTGCCAGGCGCTTGGTGTGCCGGCGGCATTGAAATATGAAAGTCACGGCGGCCCTGGCATAGAGCCGATCATGCATCTTCTCACCGGTTCTGCCAACAGCATGGAAGGTCGCAGCACCTTTATGAAAGCGCTCTTTGTTTTCTGGCTCCTGGGAGCCATAGATGGACACGCCAAGAACTTCAGCCTTTTTTTACGACCAGGTGGCACCTACCGCCTGACGCCGTTGTATGACGTCATTTCCGCCTACCCTCTGATGGCAAGCCGCCAACTCCCAAAGCAAAAAGTGAAGATGGCTATGGCCGTCAGAGGCCGCTCCCGCCACTATGAATGGAACAGGATTCAGCTGCGCCACTGGCTGAACACTGCCCGTTACTGCCAATTCAGCGAGGAAACCATGGCCGGGATCATGGCAGAGTCCCTGACCAGAATTGACGGTGCAATCAGTGAGGTGGAAAGACAGCTTCCCTCGGATTTTCCCGCAGACATCGCAACACCGATTTTCGAAATGCTGATGAAGATGCAGCAAAAGCACAGAGTCGATCAGCTTTAG
- the yjjJ gene encoding type II toxin-antitoxin system HipA family toxin YjjJ, translating into MPTRNQQARERLNHVLSRQAGISAAELASTLNISLATFHRLLKDRQSSILVTGKARRTRYALRRPLRGALSDIPVYQIDEQGRISPLSTLTPVYPGGCWMSLEGSHWPVDDEQRQGWWDGLPYPLYHLQPQGFMGRSFARAVHQALEVPDNPLLWTDDQLLHVLMQKGSDLSGNIIVGDPACERWQQGKLNPVSPIKPAELEEQYINLAEQALSSGDAGSSAAGEFPKFTAMRELTGSATPHVIVKFSGADKSAAVTRWRDLLVCEHLALQHIQELPDQSAAPSRILRHNNRTFLEVERFDRHGPFGRSPLISLEIFNAALLGKAPVDWTQQADELFRAGLISNAQRDSIHLQWWYGKLIANSDMHLGNLSFRPQQGTLQLTPSYDMLPMLYAPLAGGEVPPRQFEPPLPLPRQQQTWLTACHAAIGFWLEAAEDSRITDDFRQTARANGHRLMELREKI; encoded by the coding sequence ATGCCCACCCGTAATCAGCAGGCAAGGGAGCGACTGAATCACGTATTGTCCAGGCAGGCGGGTATCAGCGCCGCTGAACTTGCCAGCACGCTGAACATCAGCCTGGCCACTTTCCATCGCCTCCTCAAGGATCGGCAGTCATCCATCCTGGTGACCGGCAAAGCCAGGCGCACGCGCTACGCCCTGCGGCGTCCCCTGCGGGGAGCCCTGAGCGATATCCCCGTATATCAGATTGACGAACAGGGCCGGATAAGCCCGCTTTCCACCCTGACGCCCGTCTATCCCGGTGGCTGCTGGATGTCCCTGGAAGGCAGTCACTGGCCCGTGGATGACGAACAGCGGCAAGGCTGGTGGGACGGCCTCCCCTACCCGCTCTATCACCTCCAGCCCCAGGGATTTATGGGGCGCAGCTTTGCCCGCGCCGTTCACCAGGCTCTGGAAGTGCCGGATAACCCACTCCTGTGGACCGATGATCAGCTCTTGCATGTGCTGATGCAAAAGGGCAGTGACCTCAGCGGCAATATCATTGTGGGTGATCCCGCCTGCGAACGCTGGCAGCAGGGCAAGCTGAATCCGGTTTCGCCCATCAAGCCAGCAGAGCTGGAAGAACAGTACATCAACCTGGCTGAACAAGCCCTCAGTTCTGGCGATGCGGGCTCCAGCGCCGCCGGTGAATTCCCAAAATTCACCGCTATGCGCGAGCTGACAGGCAGCGCCACTCCCCATGTTATTGTGAAGTTTTCCGGCGCCGACAAATCGGCAGCCGTTACGCGCTGGCGCGATCTGCTGGTATGCGAACATCTGGCCTTGCAGCATATTCAGGAATTGCCCGATCAGAGCGCCGCCCCAAGTCGCATCCTGCGCCATAACAACCGGACGTTTCTTGAAGTGGAGCGCTTCGACCGCCATGGACCGTTTGGCCGCAGCCCACTGATCAGCCTGGAAATTTTCAATGCTGCCCTGCTTGGCAAAGCTCCCGTCGACTGGACACAGCAGGCCGACGAGCTGTTCCGGGCAGGGCTGATAAGCAACGCACAGAGGGATTCCATCCACCTCCAGTGGTGGTATGGCAAGCTGATTGCCAACAGCGACATGCACCTGGGCAACCTGAGCTTCCGCCCACAACAGGGAACGCTGCAGCTGACCCCAAGCTACGACATGCTCCCCATGCTCTACGCACCCCTGGCAGGCGGCGAAGTGCCTCCGCGCCAGTTTGAACCCCCACTGCCCCTGCCACGCCAGCAGCAAACCTGGCTGACCGCCTGCCATGCCGCCATAGGGTTCTGGCTGGAGGCAGCGGAGGACTCGCGCATAACCGACGACTTTCGCCAAACAGCCAGGGCGAACGGCCACCGGTTGATGGAACTGAGAGAGAAAATTTAA
- the fic gene encoding protein adenylyltransferase Fic, translated as MTLENILSITDQIELAKAEEKISKQKAKQLFDSGDINKVEVGTFAGLASIHVYLFGDIYHFAGKVRDVNIAKGDFRFVPLMYLEAALKNIDAMPQDTFDQIIEKYVEMNIAHPFREGNGRATRIWLDLMLKNAIRQVVDWNRVDKDEYLCAMQRSPVKDVEIMVLLQQALTDQINDRTLFMKGIDVSYFYEGYSEFRTEEL; from the coding sequence ATGACCCTGGAAAACATATTAAGCATCACCGATCAAATCGAGCTGGCCAAGGCAGAAGAGAAAATCAGCAAGCAAAAGGCCAAACAACTGTTCGATTCAGGCGACATCAACAAGGTGGAAGTCGGCACCTTTGCCGGGCTGGCCTCTATTCATGTCTATTTATTTGGCGATATTTATCACTTTGCCGGGAAAGTCCGTGATGTGAATATCGCAAAAGGCGATTTCCGTTTTGTGCCGCTGATGTACCTGGAGGCCGCGCTGAAAAACATAGACGCCATGCCACAGGACACCTTTGACCAGATTATCGAAAAATACGTGGAGATGAACATCGCCCACCCTTTCCGCGAGGGCAATGGCCGCGCCACTCGCATCTGGCTAGACCTGATGCTGAAAAACGCCATCAGGCAAGTCGTGGACTGGAACCGGGTTGATAAGGACGAATACCTCTGTGCCATGCAGCGCAGCCCGGTGAAAGATGTGGAAATCATGGTTTTGCTGCAACAAGCCCTGACCGATCAGATTAATGACCGCACCCTGTTTATGAAGGGCATTGATGTGAGCTATTTTTATGAGGGTTATAGTGAATTCAGGACCGAGGAACTATAG
- a CDS encoding Fic family protein produces the protein MYIWQKKDWPTWHYHLDTLTETLSRVRYQQGILLGKMAHIGFDLRESAWMETLTQDVVHTSEIEGEILNPQQVRSSVARRLGINHGGLVPSSHHVDGVVEMMLDATQNYHLPLTSERLHSWHGALFPTGRSGLATIPTGAWRTDENGPMQVVSGYYGREKVHYEAPPASVVPSEMERFLTWHNSHGDQEPLIRAAIAHLWFVTIHPYADGNGRIARAIGDMSLAHSENTHQRFYSLSSQILIQRKEYYDILEATQKGSMDITSWIRWFLDCLEAAIATAEHTLQHILQRQKFWANNAHIPLNQRQQAMLQRLLEPDFKGKLTTSKWAKMTKCSQDTAHRDIRDLIDKGLLRKSDSGGRSTSYLCNF, from the coding sequence ATGTATATCTGGCAAAAGAAAGACTGGCCCACGTGGCACTATCATCTGGATACGCTGACAGAAACCCTTTCGCGGGTGCGTTACCAGCAGGGAATTCTGCTGGGGAAAATGGCGCATATCGGGTTTGACCTGCGGGAAAGTGCCTGGATGGAAACGCTTACCCAAGACGTAGTCCATACCAGCGAAATTGAAGGAGAAATCCTCAATCCCCAGCAGGTTCGTTCCTCCGTCGCCAGGCGACTGGGAATCAACCATGGAGGACTCGTCCCCTCCAGCCATCACGTGGATGGCGTAGTGGAAATGATGCTGGATGCCACCCAAAATTACCATCTGCCTCTCACAAGCGAACGACTTCACTCGTGGCATGGGGCTCTTTTCCCCACTGGCCGCAGCGGGCTTGCCACCATTCCGACAGGTGCCTGGCGCACCGACGAAAACGGCCCCATGCAGGTGGTTTCGGGATACTATGGGCGAGAGAAAGTCCATTACGAAGCACCACCGGCTTCGGTTGTTCCCAGTGAGATGGAGCGATTTCTGACGTGGCACAACTCCCATGGCGATCAGGAACCTCTCATACGGGCGGCCATCGCCCATCTTTGGTTTGTGACCATCCACCCTTACGCCGATGGCAATGGTCGCATTGCCCGCGCCATTGGCGATATGTCCCTCGCCCACAGCGAAAACACACACCAGCGATTTTACAGTCTTTCCAGCCAGATACTTATTCAACGCAAGGAGTACTATGACATCCTGGAGGCTACCCAGAAAGGCTCCATGGACATTACCTCCTGGATTCGCTGGTTTCTGGACTGCCTGGAGGCCGCCATCGCCACCGCAGAGCACACCCTGCAGCACATCCTGCAACGGCAGAAATTCTGGGCCAATAATGCCCACATCCCCCTCAACCAACGCCAGCAAGCCATGTTGCAGCGGCTACTTGAGCCCGATTTTAAAGGCAAACTCACCACCAGCAAGTGGGCAAAAATGACAAAATGCTCCCAGGATACGGCACACCGAGACATTCGGGACTTGATCGACAAGGGGCTACTGCGGAAAAGCGACAGTGGAGGGCGGAGTACGAGCTATCTTTGCAACTTTTGA
- a CDS encoding SNF2-related protein: MEQSEEISSLAGWAGIGYSNLKKVFTNQSIQRGYQYWKNGKVLLEKEQWEKVLGPHQKDSNVLILRAKVTGTWQYSTVVVIAAGSRTVFNASCSCPVGSWCKHSVATLLEFGYVQNHRHERPKVQQDRQVAQWLLSLTEKKTAPTSKDPSTAVNKTLIYLLDPVQDSPAYRYISVFVCEVNILKSGLLGKRLQYLPLRDMAIVQDYVDSFTDYSRSDKTILRQLRGARIHNGAALLTEEEDTDVLHNLFSIDKAYWCHPQEWDNRFFPVIAAEDRTLSLSWKHDTKSNSYQLRYSSENRIITDHFLIGDTLYYFDGPGNCCGTLHYNGLSGADTSRMLMAPTIPAAMAKKVSKELLKLFPNTEIPTPATVAAATIVDVYHSPVARLRLHCHAQTPSLYVASLRFVYGDHELDSLGSEPTVIIHADGQRKRIYRDLDFEIMALSTLQELGFTSTDGSDEHLGPLDMVARVSANESQLCVWAEFLEKGVEQLKQEGWQVEHASGFSLQIDDAGHFQGEIQEHSSGWFDLSLGFEVGDLHINLLPTLIDVLHNQGGGDHFLQSLEDMEHVYAKLDENRWIRIESSRIQHILHCLSELYNKSSLNKDGSLTLSRPRAASLGELLEDEKTQWQGARQLQEIAHRLSRFSGIKPVEVPQNLQATLRDYQHKGLDWLQFLREYGFSGILADDMGLGKTLQVLACLQVEKNSGRGQLPSLVIAPTSLMSNWRNEALRFAPDLRVCISHGSERHQQLDNLADYDLVVTTYPLINRDSKRLAKQPFHYVILDEAQYIKNANTKTTRLIGRLEANHRLCLTGTPMENHLGELWSMFNFLMPGFLGTQQEFTRIFRNPIEKQHDTERQQQLRQRVTPFMLRRTKQEVAQELPAKTEIVRTVALQGKQRDLYESVRLAMDQQVRKAINQQGFNRSQITILDALLKLRQTCCDPRLVKLEQARSVKQSAKMDLLMSLLQPMVAEERKILIFSQFTTMLGIIENELIECQIPYTKLTGQTRKRDEAIDRFQNGDARVFLIALKAGGTGLNLTAADTVIHYDPWWNPAAENQATDRAHRIGQDKPVFVYKLLTEQTVEEKILNLQQRKQSLADSMYGNRSGEADLQFNADDLMNLLQPLESES, encoded by the coding sequence ATGGAACAATCAGAAGAGATATCCTCACTGGCAGGGTGGGCCGGAATAGGCTACAGCAACTTAAAAAAGGTATTTACCAATCAGAGCATCCAGCGGGGTTACCAGTACTGGAAAAACGGGAAGGTTCTCCTGGAAAAGGAGCAGTGGGAAAAGGTTCTGGGACCTCACCAAAAGGACTCAAACGTTCTCATTTTACGCGCAAAAGTAACAGGAACCTGGCAGTACAGCACCGTAGTGGTTATTGCTGCCGGCAGCAGAACGGTTTTCAATGCCTCTTGCAGTTGTCCGGTTGGTTCCTGGTGCAAGCACTCTGTGGCAACACTACTTGAGTTCGGATACGTCCAAAACCACCGGCACGAGCGCCCCAAGGTTCAGCAGGACAGGCAGGTGGCTCAGTGGCTTCTGTCGCTCACTGAGAAAAAAACTGCACCCACCTCCAAGGATCCCTCCACTGCCGTGAACAAAACCCTGATCTATCTGCTTGATCCTGTGCAGGACAGTCCTGCCTATCGCTATATCAGTGTTTTTGTGTGCGAGGTAAATATACTCAAATCCGGGCTCCTGGGAAAGCGCCTTCAATACCTACCCCTGCGTGATATGGCCATAGTTCAGGATTATGTTGATAGTTTTACGGATTATTCCAGGTCAGATAAAACCATTCTGCGTCAATTACGGGGAGCCAGGATACACAATGGAGCAGCGCTGCTGACTGAAGAGGAGGACACCGATGTCCTGCACAATCTTTTCTCCATAGACAAGGCCTACTGGTGCCATCCACAGGAGTGGGACAACAGGTTTTTTCCGGTTATTGCGGCTGAAGATCGCACACTTTCGCTAAGCTGGAAACACGATACCAAGAGCAACAGCTACCAGCTGCGCTACAGCTCAGAAAATAGAATCATCACCGATCACTTTCTCATCGGCGACACCCTCTACTACTTCGATGGTCCGGGCAACTGCTGCGGTACTCTCCACTACAATGGTCTGTCTGGTGCCGACACATCCCGAATGCTGATGGCTCCCACTATTCCGGCTGCCATGGCCAAAAAGGTCAGCAAGGAGCTTCTCAAGCTCTTTCCAAATACGGAAATACCCACTCCGGCCACTGTGGCGGCTGCCACTATTGTCGATGTTTATCACAGTCCGGTGGCCCGTCTGCGGCTGCACTGCCACGCCCAAACTCCCAGCCTGTATGTGGCCTCTTTGCGCTTTGTCTATGGTGACCATGAGCTGGACTCCCTGGGTAGCGAGCCCACGGTAATTATCCACGCCGATGGCCAGCGCAAGCGCATCTATCGCGATCTGGACTTTGAAATCATGGCTCTGAGCACTCTGCAGGAGTTGGGCTTCACCAGCACTGACGGCTCAGACGAGCACCTGGGGCCCCTTGATATGGTAGCCAGGGTATCGGCGAACGAAAGTCAACTGTGTGTCTGGGCAGAGTTTCTGGAAAAGGGCGTGGAGCAGCTCAAGCAGGAGGGTTGGCAGGTTGAGCACGCTTCGGGATTCTCTCTGCAGATTGATGACGCGGGTCACTTTCAGGGGGAGATCCAGGAGCACAGCTCCGGCTGGTTTGACCTGAGCCTGGGCTTTGAGGTTGGCGACCTGCACATTAACCTGCTGCCGACTTTGATAGACGTCCTGCATAATCAGGGAGGAGGCGATCACTTTCTGCAGTCGCTGGAAGATATGGAGCACGTGTATGCCAAGCTGGACGAAAACCGCTGGATCCGCATTGAGTCCAGTCGCATACAGCACATCCTGCACTGCCTTTCCGAGCTGTATAACAAGAGCAGCCTGAACAAGGACGGCAGCTTGACGCTCTCCCGCCCTCGTGCTGCCAGCCTGGGTGAGCTGCTGGAGGATGAAAAGACCCAGTGGCAGGGAGCCCGCCAGCTGCAGGAAATTGCCCACAGGCTCAGCCGTTTCTCGGGCATCAAACCAGTGGAGGTTCCACAAAACCTGCAGGCCACCCTGCGGGATTACCAGCACAAGGGCCTGGACTGGCTGCAGTTCCTGCGTGAGTATGGCTTCAGCGGCATTCTGGCCGATGACATGGGCCTGGGGAAAACCCTGCAGGTACTGGCCTGCCTGCAGGTGGAAAAGAACAGCGGACGGGGCCAGCTGCCCAGCCTGGTAATTGCTCCCACCAGCCTGATGAGCAACTGGCGCAACGAAGCGCTGCGCTTTGCGCCGGATCTGCGCGTATGTATCTCCCATGGCAGTGAGCGCCACCAGCAGCTGGACAATCTGGCAGACTACGACCTGGTGGTCACTACCTACCCCCTCATCAACCGTGACAGCAAGCGGCTGGCCAAACAGCCCTTTCACTACGTCATTCTGGACGAAGCCCAGTATATCAAGAACGCCAATACCAAAACGACCCGGTTGATAGGGCGCCTGGAGGCCAACCACCGCCTGTGCCTGACCGGCACTCCCATGGAGAACCACCTGGGTGAGTTGTGGTCCATGTTCAACTTCCTCATGCCCGGCTTCCTCGGAACCCAGCAGGAGTTTACCCGCATATTCCGCAACCCGATTGAAAAGCAGCACGACACTGAGCGTCAACAACAGCTGCGCCAGCGCGTCACCCCTTTCATGCTGCGCCGCACCAAGCAGGAGGTAGCCCAGGAGCTGCCGGCTAAAACCGAAATTGTCCGCACCGTCGCCCTGCAGGGGAAACAGCGGGACCTCTATGAGTCCGTTCGTCTGGCCATGGACCAGCAGGTACGCAAAGCCATCAACCAGCAGGGATTTAACCGCAGCCAGATCACCATACTGGATGCGCTGCTGAAGCTGCGCCAGACCTGCTGTGATCCCCGCCTGGTAAAACTGGAGCAGGCCCGCAGTGTCAAGCAATCTGCCAAGATGGATCTGCTGATGAGCTTGTTGCAGCCCATGGTGGCAGAGGAGCGCAAAATCCTGATATTTTCTCAATTCACTACCATGCTGGGTATCATCGAAAATGAACTGATTGAGTGTCAGATTCCCTACACCAAGCTGACCGGCCAGACCCGCAAGCGGGACGAAGCTATTGATCGCTTCCAGAATGGCGACGCCAGGGTCTTTCTCATCGCCCTCAAAGCCGGCGGTACCGGGCTGAACCTCACCGCTGCTGACACCGTCATCCACTACGACCCGTGGTGGAACCCCGCTGCAGAGAATCAGGCCACCGACCGGGCCCACCGCATCGGACAGGACAAACCGGTCTTTGTCTACAAACTGCTGACGGAGCAGACAGTGGAGGAAAAAATCCTCAACCTGCAGCAGCGCAAACAGTCACTCGCCGACAGTATGTACGGCAACCGCTCCGGCGAAGCCGACCTGCAGTTCAATGCCGATGACCTGATGAACCTGCTGCAGCCCCTTGAGTCGGAAAGCTGA
- a CDS encoding (deoxy)nucleoside triphosphate pyrophosphohydrolase, giving the protein MQPIDVTCAIIERDDQILIAQRSESMSLPLKWEFPGGKIRAGESPSDCLVREIDEELGVKVTVVAALPLVTHHYPEIAVTLHPFVCTQISGDLVLAEHVDCCWVNLESLSSYDLAAADIPVVQSYARYRRNERAE; this is encoded by the coding sequence ATGCAGCCCATTGACGTTACCTGCGCCATTATCGAACGTGATGACCAGATACTCATAGCCCAGCGCAGTGAGTCCATGTCTCTGCCGCTGAAATGGGAGTTTCCCGGAGGTAAAATCCGTGCCGGTGAAAGTCCTTCCGATTGCCTGGTGCGTGAAATTGATGAGGAGCTGGGGGTGAAAGTCACGGTTGTGGCTGCCCTCCCTTTGGTGACCCATCACTATCCGGAAATCGCTGTTACTCTGCATCCTTTCGTTTGTACTCAGATCAGCGGCGATCTCGTGCTGGCAGAACACGTTGACTGCTGCTGGGTAAACCTTGAAAGTTTAAGCAGTTATGATCTGGCGGCAGCGGATATTCCCGTTGTGCAAAGCTATGCCCGCTATCGCCGGAATGAGAGGGCAGAGTGA